One window of the Klebsiella oxytoca genome contains the following:
- a CDS encoding glucose/quinate/shikimate family membrane-bound PQQ-dependent dehydrogenase, with protein MAETKSQQSRLLVTLTALFAAFCGLYLLVGGAWLVTIGGSWYYPIAGLAMLGVTIMLFRGKRSALWLYAALLLATMIWGVWEVGFDFWALTPRSDILVFFGIWLILPFVWRRLPNPSTGAVGGLVVALLISGGILTWAGFNDPQEINGTLSADATPAAPISEVADGDWSAYGRNQEGQRYSPLKQINADNVKNLKEAWVFRTGDLKQPNDPGEITNEVTPIKVGDTLYLCTAHQRLFALDAATGKEKWHFDPQLNADPSFQHVTCRGVSYHEAKADNAPADAVADCPRRIILPVNDGRLFAINAETGKLCESFANKGILNLQTNMPVTTPGMYEPTSPPIITDKTIVIAGAVTDNFSTREPSGVIRGFDVNTGKLLWAFDPGAKDPNAIPQDEHHFTLNSPNSWAPAAYDAKLDLVYLPMGVTTPDIWGGNRTPEQERYASSIVALNATTGKLAWSYQTVHHDLWDMDMPSQPTLADIDVNGKTVPVIYAPAKTGNIFVLDRRNGELVVPAPEKPVPQGAAKGDYVSKTQPFSDLSFRPKKDLTGADMWGATMFDQLVCRVIFHQLRYEGIFTPPSEQGTLVFPGNLGMFEWGGISVDPNRQVAIANPMALPFVSKLIPRGPGNPMEQPKDAKGSGTEAGIQPQYGVPYGVTLNPFLSPFGLPCKQPAWGYISALDLKTNEVVWKKRIGTPQDSLPFPMPIKLPFTMGMPMLGGPISTAGNVLFIGATADNYLRAYNMSNGEKLWQARLPAGGQATPMTYEVNGKQYVVISAGGHGSFGTRMGDYIVAYALPDDAK; from the coding sequence ATGGCAGAAACAAAATCTCAACAATCACGGCTACTCGTGACGCTGACTGCTCTTTTTGCAGCGTTCTGTGGTCTGTATCTTTTAGTGGGTGGGGCCTGGCTGGTCACCATTGGCGGCTCGTGGTATTACCCTATCGCAGGCCTGGCGATGCTGGGCGTCACCATCATGCTGTTCCGCGGCAAACGCTCCGCGCTTTGGCTTTACGCCGCGCTGCTGCTCGCCACTATGATTTGGGGTGTATGGGAAGTTGGCTTCGATTTCTGGGCGCTGACCCCGCGCAGCGATATTCTCGTCTTCTTCGGTATCTGGCTTATCCTGCCGTTTGTCTGGCGTCGTCTGCCAAACCCATCGACAGGTGCCGTTGGCGGACTGGTTGTCGCCCTGCTTATTAGCGGCGGCATCCTCACCTGGGCCGGCTTCAACGATCCGCAGGAAATCAACGGCACGCTGAGCGCTGATGCTACGCCAGCGGCGCCAATTTCTGAAGTCGCCGATGGTGACTGGTCGGCGTATGGCCGTAATCAGGAAGGCCAGCGTTATTCGCCGCTTAAGCAGATCAACGCCGATAACGTGAAGAACCTGAAAGAAGCCTGGGTGTTCCGTACCGGGGATCTCAAGCAACCTAACGATCCGGGTGAAATCACCAATGAAGTGACGCCAATTAAAGTTGGCGATACGCTCTACCTGTGTACCGCCCACCAGCGTCTGTTCGCGCTTGACGCGGCCACCGGTAAAGAAAAATGGCATTTCGATCCTCAGCTCAACGCTGACCCTTCTTTCCAGCACGTGACCTGCCGCGGCGTTTCATATCATGAAGCCAAAGCAGATAACGCGCCGGCTGATGCGGTTGCGGACTGTCCGCGCCGGATCATTCTGCCGGTCAACGATGGTCGCCTGTTCGCCATCAACGCTGAGACCGGAAAGCTGTGCGAATCCTTTGCTAATAAAGGCATTCTCAACCTGCAAACCAATATGCCGGTCACCACGCCGGGCATGTATGAACCCACTTCACCGCCGATTATTACCGACAAGACTATTGTCATCGCCGGTGCCGTGACCGATAACTTCTCTACCCGCGAACCGTCAGGCGTTATTCGCGGCTTTGATGTGAATACCGGTAAACTGCTGTGGGCATTTGACCCAGGCGCGAAAGATCCGAATGCAATTCCGCAAGATGAACATCATTTCACACTGAATTCACCTAACTCCTGGGCGCCTGCGGCCTACGACGCGAAGCTGGATCTGGTCTACCTGCCTATGGGCGTAACCACCCCGGATATCTGGGGCGGCAACCGTACGCCTGAGCAGGAACGCTATGCCAGCTCAATCGTGGCGCTGAACGCCACTACCGGCAAGCTGGCGTGGAGCTACCAGACCGTTCACCACGATCTGTGGGATATGGATATGCCGTCGCAGCCGACGCTGGCGGATATCGATGTGAACGGCAAAACCGTTCCGGTGATTTACGCTCCGGCAAAAACCGGCAACATTTTTGTCCTCGATCGCCGCAACGGCGAACTGGTTGTTCCGGCGCCGGAAAAACCGGTTCCGCAGGGAGCGGCTAAGGGTGACTATGTGTCGAAAACTCAGCCGTTCTCTGACCTGAGTTTCCGCCCGAAAAAAGACCTGACCGGCGCAGATATGTGGGGCGCCACGATGTTTGACCAGCTGGTATGCCGGGTTATTTTCCATCAGCTGCGCTATGAAGGCATCTTTACCCCGCCGTCAGAGCAGGGAACGCTGGTATTCCCGGGTAACCTGGGGATGTTCGAATGGGGCGGCATCTCCGTCGATCCGAATCGCCAGGTAGCGATTGCTAACCCGATGGCCCTGCCGTTTGTATCAAAACTGATCCCTCGCGGCCCTGGCAACCCGATGGAACAGCCGAAGGATGCTAAAGGCTCCGGTACTGAAGCCGGGATTCAGCCACAGTACGGCGTTCCATACGGCGTAACGCTGAACCCGTTCCTGTCACCGTTTGGTCTGCCTTGCAAACAGCCTGCCTGGGGATACATCTCTGCGCTGGATCTGAAAACCAACGAAGTGGTATGGAAAAAACGTATCGGTACGCCACAGGATAGCCTGCCGTTCCCGATGCCGATTAAACTCCCGTTCACTATGGGAATGCCGATGCTGGGCGGTCCTATTTCAACAGCCGGTAATGTGTTGTTTATCGGCGCAACCGCAGATAACTATCTGCGCGCGTATAATATGAGCAACGGTGAGAAATTATGGCAGGCGCGTCTACCGGCGGGTGGACAGGCAACGCCAATGACCTATGAAGTCAATGGCAAGCAGTACGTTGTCATCTCTGCCGGCGGTCACGGTTCGTTTGGCACCAGGATGGGCGACTATATCGTCGCGTATGCTTTGCCAGACGACGCGAAGTAA
- the hpt gene encoding hypoxanthine phosphoribosyltransferase, with product MKHTVEVMIPETEIKARIAELGRQINEHYKDSGSEMVLVGLLRGSFMFMADLCREVQVPHEVDFMTASSYGSGMSTTRDVKILKDLDEDIRGKDVLIVEDIIDSGNTLSKVREILSLREPKSLAICTLLDKPSRREVNVPVEFVGFAIPDEFVVGYGIDYAQRYRHLPYIGKVTLLDE from the coding sequence ATGAAACATACTGTAGAAGTGATGATCCCGGAAACCGAGATCAAAGCCCGTATTGCTGAACTCGGTCGCCAAATCAACGAGCACTACAAAGATAGCGGCAGCGAAATGGTGCTGGTGGGGCTGCTGCGTGGCTCATTTATGTTTATGGCCGACCTGTGCCGTGAAGTTCAGGTTCCCCATGAAGTCGATTTTATGACTGCGTCTAGCTACGGTAGCGGCATGTCTACCACCCGTGACGTCAAAATTCTCAAAGACCTGGATGAAGATATCCGCGGTAAAGACGTGCTGATCGTGGAAGACATCATTGACTCCGGCAATACGCTGTCAAAAGTGCGCGAAATTCTTAGCCTGCGTGAACCAAAATCCCTGGCGATTTGTACGCTGCTCGATAAGCCAAGCCGCCGGGAAGTTAACGTGCCGGTTGAGTTTGTGGGTTTCGCTATCCCCGATGAGTTCGTAGTGGGGTACGGTATTGACTATGCTCAGCGCTACCGCCACCTGCCGTATATCGGCAAAGTGACTCTGCTGGACGAGTAA
- the can gene encoding carbonate dehydratase, whose protein sequence is MNDIDTLISNNALWSKMLVEEDPGFFEKLAQAQKPRFLWIGCSDSRVPAERLTGLEPGELFVHRNVANLVIHTDLNCLSVVQYAVDVLEVEHIIICGHYGCGGVQSAIDNTELGLIDNWLLHIRDIWFKHSSLLGEMPEARRLDTLCELNVMEQVYNLGHSTIMQSAWKRGQKVTIHGWAYGIHDGMLRDLEVTAVSRETLEQRYRQGISNLKSKHVNHK, encoded by the coding sequence ATGAACGATATAGATACACTCATCAGCAACAATGCACTATGGTCAAAAATGCTGGTGGAGGAAGACCCCGGTTTCTTTGAGAAACTGGCACAGGCGCAGAAGCCGCGCTTCCTGTGGATTGGATGTTCCGATAGTCGCGTCCCCGCTGAACGTTTAACCGGGCTGGAACCAGGCGAGCTGTTTGTTCACCGTAACGTCGCTAACCTGGTGATTCATACCGACCTCAACTGCCTTTCCGTCGTCCAGTATGCCGTCGACGTGCTGGAAGTCGAACACATCATCATCTGCGGCCACTACGGCTGCGGCGGCGTACAGTCGGCGATTGATAATACCGAGCTTGGCCTTATCGACAACTGGCTGCTGCATATCCGCGATATCTGGTTTAAACACAGCTCGCTGCTGGGAGAGATGCCCGAGGCGCGTCGCCTTGATACGCTATGTGAATTGAATGTGATGGAGCAGGTATACAACCTTGGCCATTCAACGATTATGCAGTCAGCGTGGAAACGCGGACAGAAAGTGACAATCCACGGCTGGGCCTACGGCATTCATGACGGTATGCTACGCGATCTTGAGGTGACCGCCGTTAGCCGCGAAACGCTGGAACAGCGCTATCGCCAGGGAATTTCCAATCTTAAAAGCAAGCACGTCAATCACAAGTAA
- a CDS encoding ABC transporter ATP-binding protein: MTIALELKQLKKTYPGGVQALRGIDLQVEAGDFYALLGPNGAGKSTTIGIISSLVNKTSGEVNVFGYDLQKDVVNAKRQLGLVPQEFNFNPFETVQQIVVNQAGYYGVERKEAIVRSEKYLKQLDLWEKRNERARMLSGGMKRRLMIARALMHEPKLLILDEPTAGVDIELRRSMWGFLKDLNDKGTTIILTTHYLEEAEMLCRNIGIIQRGELVENTSMKELLSKLKSETFILDLAPKSPLPVLEGYQYRLVDTSTLEVEVLREQGINSVFTQLSAQGIQVLSMRNKANRLEELFVTLVHDRKGESA; encoded by the coding sequence ATGACCATTGCTCTGGAACTAAAACAGCTCAAAAAAACCTATCCCGGCGGGGTTCAGGCGCTGCGCGGAATCGATCTGCAGGTTGAGGCGGGTGATTTTTACGCGCTCCTGGGGCCAAACGGCGCGGGAAAATCCACGACTATCGGCATCATCAGTTCGCTGGTGAATAAAACCTCCGGCGAGGTCAACGTGTTTGGCTACGATCTGCAAAAGGACGTGGTAAACGCTAAGCGCCAGCTCGGACTGGTGCCGCAGGAGTTTAACTTTAACCCGTTTGAAACCGTGCAGCAGATCGTGGTTAACCAGGCGGGCTACTACGGCGTTGAGCGCAAAGAAGCGATCGTCCGCAGCGAAAAGTACCTGAAACAGCTCGATCTGTGGGAAAAACGCAACGAACGCGCGCGGATGCTCTCCGGCGGCATGAAGCGCCGCCTGATGATTGCTCGCGCGCTGATGCACGAGCCGAAGCTGCTGATCCTCGATGAACCGACGGCGGGCGTGGATATTGAGCTTCGCCGTTCGATGTGGGGATTCCTGAAAGATTTAAACGATAAGGGCACGACGATTATCCTCACCACCCACTATCTGGAAGAGGCCGAAATGCTGTGTCGTAATATCGGCATTATCCAGCGCGGTGAGCTGGTGGAAAACACCTCAATGAAAGAGCTGCTTTCCAAGCTGAAATCAGAAACCTTTATTCTCGATCTGGCGCCTAAAAGCCCATTACCGGTACTGGAGGGCTATCAGTATCGTTTGGTCGATACGTCGACCCTGGAGGTAGAGGTGCTGCGTGAGCAGGGAATAAATAGCGTATTTACTCAGTTGAGCGCGCAGGGAATACAGGTATTAAGTATGCGTAACAAGGCCAACCGTCTTGAAGAGCTGTTTGTCACGCTGGTACACGACAGGAAAGGAGAGTCAGCATGA
- a CDS encoding ABC transporter permease — MMQLYWVALKSIWTKEIHRFMRIWIQTLVPPVITMTLYFVIFGNLIGSRIGEMHGFTYMQFIVPGLIMMAVITNAYANVASSFFSAKFQRNIEELLVAPVPTHVVIAGYVGGGVARGLCVGILVTAISLFFVPFQVHSWVYVALTLLLTAVLFSLAGLLNAVFAKTFDDISLIPTFVLTPLTYLGGVFYSLTLLPPFWQGLSHLNPIVYMISGFRYGFLGINDVPLVTTFGVLVVFIVAFYILCWYLIQRGRGLRS; from the coding sequence ATGATGCAGCTATATTGGGTCGCGCTGAAAAGCATCTGGACTAAAGAGATCCATCGCTTTATGCGTATCTGGATCCAGACGCTGGTGCCGCCGGTCATTACGATGACCCTCTATTTTGTTATTTTCGGCAATCTGATTGGCTCGCGCATTGGGGAAATGCACGGTTTTACCTATATGCAGTTTATCGTGCCGGGCCTGATTATGATGGCGGTGATCACAAACGCCTATGCTAACGTGGCTTCCTCTTTCTTCAGCGCCAAATTTCAACGCAATATCGAAGAGCTGCTGGTCGCGCCGGTTCCCACACATGTGGTGATCGCCGGTTATGTGGGCGGTGGCGTTGCCCGAGGTCTGTGCGTCGGAATTCTGGTGACGGCGATTTCGCTGTTTTTCGTACCGTTCCAGGTTCACTCGTGGGTCTATGTCGCTCTTACTCTGCTGTTGACCGCAGTGCTGTTTTCGCTGGCGGGCCTGCTCAATGCGGTATTTGCTAAAACCTTTGACGATATCAGCCTCATTCCGACCTTCGTGCTGACACCGCTGACCTACCTCGGCGGGGTATTTTATTCTCTGACCCTGCTGCCGCCATTCTGGCAAGGTTTGTCGCATCTGAATCCGATTGTCTACATGATCAGCGGTTTTCGCTACGGTTTCCTCGGTATTAATGATGTTCCGCTGGTCACGACCTTCGGCGTACTGGTCGTGTTTATCGTCGCGTTTTATATCCTGTGTTGGTATCTGATCCAGCGCGGACGTGGACTTCGTAGCTAA
- a CDS encoding PTS sugar transporter subunit IIA — MLGWVITCHDELAQDMLDRLEKKFGPLTQCRAVNYWRNLSSNMLSRMMCDALHETDSGEGVIFLTDRSGAAPYRVAALMSHKHTHCEVISGIGYPLLESMYQLRQSLSSEAFRHAIVNAGGPTVSSLWHQQQKNPPFRLLHEPYGN; from the coding sequence ATGTTAGGTTGGGTGATTACCTGTCATGATGAACTGGCGCAGGATATGCTGGATCGTCTGGAGAAAAAGTTTGGGCCGTTGACCCAGTGCCGGGCGGTAAACTATTGGCGTAATCTCAGCAGCAATATGCTGAGCCGCATGATGTGCGATGCGCTGCATGAGACGGACAGCGGAGAAGGGGTCATTTTTCTGACCGACAGAAGCGGCGCCGCGCCTTATCGCGTGGCCGCGCTGATGAGTCATAAACATACCCACTGCGAAGTGATTTCCGGGATCGGCTATCCATTGCTGGAAAGTATGTATCAGCTACGCCAGAGTCTGAGTAGTGAAGCCTTTCGTCACGCTATCGTTAACGCCGGAGGCCCGACAGTAAGCAGCCTTTGGCATCAGCAGCAAAAAAATCCGCCATTCCGCTTGCTGCATGAGCCGTACGGGAATTAA
- a CDS encoding polysaccharide deacetylase family protein, which produces MRMFARILVLLLLLLTSIGASASLLSQQGIPARYMQTTEDADIWAQVGNQVVSVGNVRAGQILAVVPTAADYYEFNFGFATGFIDKGHLEPVQGKQRVEDNLGDLHKPLSNQNLITWKDTPVYDAPSVGSAPFGTLANNLRYPIISKLKDRLNQTWFQIRIGNRLAWVSSLDAQEDNGIPILTYHHILRDEENTRFRHTSTTTSVRAFNNQMTWLRDQGYTTLSLYQLEGYLRNKINLPARSVAITFDDGLKSVNRYAYPILKQYGFHATAFIISSRIKRHPQKWAPQSLQFMSISELKQIQDVFDLQSHTHFLHRVDANRHPILLSRSYHNILFDFEHSRRALAQFNPHVLYLSYPFGGYNATAVKAANDAGFHLAVTTVRGKVKPGDNPFLLKRLYILRTDSLETMSRLISNQPQG; this is translated from the coding sequence ATGCGCATGTTTGCCCGAATTCTTGTTTTACTCCTCCTCCTTCTGACATCGATCGGCGCTTCCGCCAGTCTGTTAAGCCAGCAGGGCATTCCCGCGCGCTATATGCAAACCACGGAAGATGCGGATATCTGGGCGCAGGTGGGCAATCAGGTTGTGAGCGTCGGTAACGTACGGGCTGGGCAAATTCTGGCGGTAGTGCCGACGGCGGCGGATTACTACGAGTTCAATTTTGGGTTTGCGACCGGTTTTATTGATAAAGGCCATCTTGAGCCGGTGCAGGGGAAGCAGCGGGTAGAAGATAATCTGGGCGATCTGCATAAACCTCTGAGCAACCAGAATCTTATTACCTGGAAAGATACCCCAGTCTATGATGCCCCTTCCGTTGGTAGCGCGCCGTTTGGCACGCTGGCGAATAATTTGCGTTACCCTATCATCAGTAAACTTAAAGACCGGCTTAATCAAACCTGGTTTCAGATTCGCATCGGTAACCGGCTGGCGTGGGTAAGTAGCCTTGATGCGCAGGAAGATAACGGCATACCCATACTTACTTATCACCATATTCTGCGTGACGAAGAGAATACCCGCTTTCGCCATACTTCAACGACGACTTCCGTTCGCGCCTTCAACAATCAGATGACCTGGCTACGCGATCAGGGCTATACCACCCTGAGTCTGTATCAGCTGGAAGGTTATCTGCGTAATAAAATTAACCTTCCGGCACGTTCGGTAGCGATCACTTTTGACGACGGGCTGAAGTCGGTCAACCGCTATGCCTACCCGATTCTCAAGCAGTATGGCTTTCACGCCACGGCTTTTATCATCTCGTCGCGCATTAAGCGCCATCCGCAGAAATGGGCGCCGCAATCGCTGCAGTTTATGAGTATTTCCGAGTTAAAGCAGATTCAGGACGTTTTTGACCTACAGTCGCATACCCACTTCCTGCATCGGGTTGACGCTAACCGCCATCCGATTCTGCTCAGCCGCAGCTATCACAACATTCTGTTTGATTTTGAGCATTCGCGGCGGGCGCTGGCGCAGTTTAACCCGCACGTACTGTATCTCTCTTATCCGTTCGGCGGCTATAACGCTACGGCGGTTAAGGCGGCGAATGACGCTGGTTTTCATCTGGCGGTAACGACGGTTCGAGGGAAGGTCAAACCGGGGGATAATCCGTTCTTATTAAAAAGGCTGTATATTCTGAGAACTGATTCGCTGGAGACGATGTCGCGGCTGATAAGCAATCAGCCGCAGGGATAG
- the panD gene encoding aspartate 1-decarboxylase translates to MIRNMLQGKLHRVKVTQADLHYEGSCAIDQDFLDASGILENEAIHIWNVTNGNRFSTYAIAAERGSRIISVNGAAAHCANVGDILIIASFVTMPDEEARTWQPKVAYFEGDNEMKRQAKAIPVQVA, encoded by the coding sequence ATGATTCGTAATATGCTGCAGGGCAAACTCCACCGCGTAAAAGTCACGCAGGCCGACCTGCACTATGAAGGCTCCTGCGCTATTGATCAGGATTTCCTGGATGCGTCCGGCATCCTCGAAAACGAGGCTATTCATATCTGGAACGTGACCAACGGTAATCGTTTCTCCACCTACGCCATCGCCGCAGAACGCGGTTCGCGAATTATCTCCGTTAACGGCGCGGCGGCACACTGCGCGAACGTCGGCGATATTCTGATCATCGCCAGCTTCGTTACCATGCCTGACGAAGAAGCTCGTACCTGGCAGCCGAAAGTGGCCTATTTTGAAGGCGACAACGAAATGAAGCGCCAGGCAAAAGCAATTCCGGTTCAGGTTGCCTGA
- the panC gene encoding pantoate--beta-alanine ligase, whose translation MLIIETMPLLRQHIRRLRQEGKRIALVPTMGNLHDGHMKLVDAAKASADVVVASIFVNPMQFDRADDLARYPRTLQDDCEKLNKRKVDLVFAPAAEEIYPQGTESQTYVDVPGLSTMLEGASRPGHFRGVSTIVSKLFNLVQPDVACFGEKDFQQLALIRKMVADMGYDIEIIGVPIMRAKDGLALSSRNGYLTADQRKIAPGLYKVMNSVAEKLAAGERNLDEIIALAAQDLNEKGFRADDIQIRDADTLLDLTQNSQRAVILMAAWLGQARLIDNQIVALAQ comes from the coding sequence GTGCTGATTATCGAAACCATGCCGCTGCTGCGCCAGCATATCCGCCGTTTACGCCAGGAAGGCAAGCGTATTGCGCTGGTTCCCACCATGGGCAACCTGCACGATGGTCATATGAAGCTGGTTGATGCCGCGAAAGCCAGCGCGGATGTTGTGGTAGCAAGTATCTTCGTCAATCCGATGCAGTTTGACCGCGCAGACGATCTGGCGCGCTATCCGCGCACCCTGCAGGACGATTGTGAAAAGCTGAACAAGAGAAAAGTCGATTTGGTCTTTGCTCCTGCCGCGGAGGAAATTTATCCGCAGGGCACCGAAAGCCAGACCTACGTTGATGTTCCGGGACTCTCGACGATGCTCGAAGGCGCCAGCCGCCCGGGCCACTTCCGCGGCGTCTCCACTATTGTCAGCAAGCTGTTTAATCTGGTCCAGCCGGACGTCGCCTGCTTCGGCGAAAAAGACTTCCAGCAGCTGGCGCTGATTCGCAAAATGGTAGCCGATATGGGCTACGACATTGAGATTATCGGCGTACCGATTATGCGCGCTAAAGACGGGCTGGCGCTGAGCTCGCGCAACGGCTATCTCACCGCAGACCAGCGCAAAATTGCGCCGGGACTGTATAAAGTGATGAATAGCGTGGCGGAGAAACTGGCGGCCGGCGAGCGTAACCTCGATGAGATCATCGCGCTTGCCGCCCAGGATCTGAACGAAAAAGGTTTCCGCGCCGATGATATACAGATCCGCGATGCCGACACGCTGCTCGATTTAACACAAAACAGTCAGCGTGCGGTGATCCTGATGGCGGCGTGGCTCGGCCAGGCGCGTTTGATCGACAACCAGATAGTCGCGCTCGCTCAGTAG
- the panB gene encoding 3-methyl-2-oxobutanoate hydroxymethyltransferase, producing MKPTTIALLQKCKQEKKRFATITAYDYSFAKLFADEGINVMLVGDSLGMTVQGHDSTLPVTVEDIAYHTRAVRRGAPNCLLLADLPFMAYATPEQTFENAAIVMRAGANMVKIEGGAWLADTVKMLAERAVPVCGHLGLTPQSVNVFGGYKIQGRGDAGQVLLDDALALEAAGAQLLVLECVPVELAKRVTEALTIPVIGIGAGNVTDGQILVMHDAFGITGGHIPKFAKNFLSAAGDMRAAVRQYVAEVESGVYPGEEHSFH from the coding sequence ATGAAACCGACCACGATCGCCCTGCTGCAGAAATGTAAACAGGAGAAGAAACGCTTTGCCACTATCACCGCCTATGACTACAGCTTTGCTAAGCTGTTTGCCGATGAAGGAATCAATGTGATGCTGGTTGGCGACTCGCTGGGCATGACGGTACAGGGACACGACTCTACCCTGCCGGTGACCGTAGAAGACATCGCCTATCACACTCGCGCCGTGCGCCGTGGCGCACCCAACTGCCTGCTGCTCGCCGATTTACCGTTTATGGCTTACGCCACCCCGGAACAAACCTTCGAGAACGCCGCCATCGTCATGCGCGCGGGAGCCAATATGGTGAAAATCGAAGGCGGCGCCTGGCTGGCGGATACCGTGAAAATGCTTGCCGAGCGCGCGGTTCCGGTATGTGGACATCTGGGGCTGACCCCTCAGTCAGTGAACGTCTTCGGCGGGTACAAAATTCAGGGCCGCGGCGACGCCGGGCAGGTTTTGCTTGATGATGCGCTGGCGTTAGAAGCGGCTGGCGCACAGCTGCTGGTACTGGAGTGCGTGCCGGTTGAGCTGGCGAAACGCGTCACCGAAGCATTAACTATCCCGGTGATCGGCATCGGCGCGGGCAACGTCACCGATGGACAAATCCTTGTCATGCACGACGCCTTCGGGATTACCGGCGGCCATATTCCAAAATTTGCCAAAAATTTCCTTAGCGCAGCGGGCGACATGCGCGCCGCGGTACGGCAATATGTTGCCGAAGTGGAGTCCGGCGTTTATCCGGGCGAAGAACACAGTTTCCATTAA
- the folK gene encoding 2-amino-4-hydroxy-6-hydroxymethyldihydropteridine diphosphokinase, giving the protein MTLVYIAIGSNLASPLEQVNAAVNALAEIPDSRLIRVSSFYRTPPLGPQDQPDYLNAAVALETTLTAENLLDHTQRIELQQGRTRKAERWGPRTLDLDIMLFGDEEIATPRLTVPHYDMKNRGFMLWPLFEIAPELHFPDGLSLRAALANIEADKPAFW; this is encoded by the coding sequence ATGACCCTCGTCTACATTGCCATCGGCAGCAATCTGGCCTCTCCGCTTGAACAGGTCAACGCTGCCGTAAACGCGCTGGCGGAAATTCCTGACAGCCGGCTGATTCGCGTTTCTTCTTTTTACCGCACGCCGCCGCTGGGGCCGCAGGATCAGCCTGACTACCTCAACGCCGCCGTGGCGCTGGAAACCACCCTGACTGCGGAAAACCTGCTCGACCACACTCAGCGTATCGAACTGCAGCAGGGCCGCACGCGTAAAGCCGAGCGCTGGGGGCCGCGCACGCTGGATCTCGACATCATGCTGTTCGGCGATGAAGAGATAGCGACTCCGCGCCTGACCGTGCCGCACTACGATATGAAAAACCGCGGTTTTATGCTGTGGCCGCTGTTTGAGATTGCTCCGGAGCTGCATTTTCCTGACGGTCTGTCATTACGCGCCGCTCTGGCAAATATCGAAGCAGATAAACCCGCCTTCTGGTAA